The following coding sequences are from one Microcoleus sp. AS-A8 window:
- a CDS encoding AMIN domain-containing protein, giving the protein MRQAQALSGIVIGGAVALLATQPSLATTTQVTSVRLDNSGGELQLTLETKAGAERPQVFTVSRGNDLVADIVNTQLSLNKGDSFRQADPMPGISSVVVSQLDANSVRVTVSGTSSPPASQVLQSNQDLITLGISTQVKAQTQGYHPVTSSPNAPVLSATPDILSLQADKAEASIATIPTPVSQTAISQPLEEAPNQAAPTSATQKSIARQVKQAPTPATPTSIAQTTVPQPVVPVQAPVAPAPAPQAPVPAPAPDVLIPNPQITIDGVPVQPAGPAGTVQPVAPAPPLLPRAIAPPVGDIAISNISAAASVIDLGTGVRVPRLVLREAPVREVLALLARSAGLNLAFTDGGGGTPQPGAPGGAAGGAQQTISLDLENEPVQDVFNYVLQLSGFQANRVGRTIFVGARLPESARNIVARTLRLNQVPVGQAVGFLISQGAEQQQITTQTTLTVVGEGAAAQRIQNTQTQVSKITPQETGGGAGGPGGAGGAGLTGPLVLRGLAVSPDERLGAITLIGEPRKVEIATALLTQLDLRRRQVAVNVKIVDVNLSGTDVFNASFSFGIGDSFFVNDGGAASFNYGPSRPPSSAQVTNSLANPAVVVNPYGPLGDNPANTFIDFNNSTVVPGTGIGDRTIINNGGQVSVINDPPPNALPPASFYNRNAGATGNPFQAGITDFTFGTPNTTTITTTPGNPGQTTVLPNGTTQVTGATPPTTTATFTPGTLGTVSQALPSLFQFPKRLLSALQAQVTSGNAKILTDPTLVVQEGQTATVNLTQEVFGGFRLQTQTDPTTNLTTQVQEPIIKRAGLILPINVQKIDDNGFITLTVNPVVSAIGGSQNTPQGQITLVQERQLQSGQIRLRDGQTLILSGIIQEVDRTTVSKVPILGDIPILGALFRSTNRVNQRQEVIVLLTPQIIDDAQGSSFGYSYTPGRETRQLLQQQGVSP; this is encoded by the coding sequence GTGAGACAGGCTCAAGCATTGAGTGGAATTGTGATTGGAGGAGCAGTAGCGCTGTTAGCAACACAGCCCTCTTTAGCAACAACGACGCAGGTGACATCTGTGCGACTCGACAACAGTGGAGGTGAACTTCAACTTACTCTGGAGACAAAAGCTGGCGCTGAGCGTCCGCAGGTTTTCACGGTGAGCCGTGGTAATGATTTGGTGGCCGATATAGTTAATACTCAGCTCAGTTTGAACAAGGGTGACAGCTTCCGTCAAGCAGATCCAATGCCTGGTATTAGCTCTGTCGTTGTGAGCCAGCTAGATGCTAACAGCGTTAGAGTTACCGTCAGCGGTACAAGCAGCCCTCCCGCGAGTCAAGTTCTCCAAAGTAATCAGGACTTAATCACTTTAGGGATTAGCACACAAGTCAAGGCTCAAACCCAAGGTTACCATCCTGTCACTTCGTCACCCAATGCTCCTGTCTTATCGGCGACACCGGATATCCTATCCCTACAGGCTGACAAGGCAGAGGCGAGTATCGCCACAATTCCAACTCCTGTAAGCCAAACTGCGATATCTCAACCTCTCGAAGAAGCGCCAAATCAAGCCGCGCCAACTTCTGCTACCCAGAAATCAATCGCTCGTCAGGTTAAGCAAGCGCCGACTCCAGCCACTCCAACTTCTATTGCTCAAACGACGGTACCTCAACCCGTTGTCCCGGTGCAAGCACCAGTGGCTCCAGCACCAGCGCCACAAGCTCCAGTGCCAGCTCCGGCACCGGACGTATTGATTCCCAACCCGCAAATCACGATTGATGGCGTTCCGGTTCAACCCGCAGGACCGGCCGGTACAGTACAACCCGTTGCCCCAGCGCCTCCACTCTTACCCAGAGCAATAGCACCACCAGTGGGTGATATTGCTATCTCGAATATTAGTGCGGCGGCTAGTGTGATTGACTTGGGGACAGGGGTACGTGTTCCCCGCCTGGTTTTGCGAGAAGCTCCTGTTCGAGAAGTCTTAGCGCTCCTAGCTCGCTCCGCCGGTCTAAACCTAGCCTTCACCGATGGAGGGGGAGGGACTCCTCAACCAGGCGCTCCAGGTGGAGCCGCAGGCGGTGCACAGCAGACTATTTCTCTGGATCTGGAAAACGAACCCGTTCAAGATGTATTTAACTACGTCCTCCAGCTTTCGGGTTTCCAGGCAAACCGAGTTGGACGCACAATTTTCGTGGGTGCCAGACTACCCGAAAGTGCCCGCAATATCGTCGCTCGTACCTTGCGCCTCAATCAAGTCCCCGTTGGGCAGGCTGTGGGCTTCCTAATTTCTCAGGGGGCAGAGCAACAGCAAATTACAACCCAGACGACTCTAACCGTTGTCGGGGAAGGAGCAGCGGCTCAAAGAATTCAAAACACTCAGACGCAGGTCAGTAAAATCACTCCCCAAGAAACTGGAGGCGGAGCTGGAGGGCCTGGAGGAGCAGGAGGAGCTGGACTAACAGGTCCCTTGGTACTGCGAGGGCTAGCCGTGTCACCTGATGAGCGTCTCGGAGCCATCACCTTGATTGGCGAACCACGCAAAGTAGAAATCGCCACAGCCTTATTGACGCAGTTGGATTTGCGGCGTCGTCAAGTTGCGGTAAACGTCAAGATTGTGGACGTTAACCTCTCCGGAACCGATGTATTTAACGCCAGCTTCTCCTTTGGGATTGGGGATAGCTTCTTTGTTAATGATGGTGGAGCGGCTTCCTTTAATTACGGTCCATCTCGCCCACCTTCTTCGGCACAGGTCACCAATAGTTTGGCCAACCCAGCGGTTGTTGTTAATCCTTATGGTCCGTTGGGTGACAATCCGGCCAATACGTTCATCGACTTCAACAACTCCACAGTTGTCCCAGGAACTGGTATCGGCGACCGAACCATTATTAACAATGGAGGGCAGGTCAGTGTGATTAACGACCCACCACCGAATGCACTCCCACCAGCCAGCTTCTATAACCGTAATGCTGGCGCTACAGGAAACCCATTCCAAGCAGGTATTACAGACTTCACATTCGGCACGCCTAACACTACCACTATCACGACAACTCCTGGGAATCCCGGTCAAACTACAGTTCTTCCTAATGGAACCACACAGGTTACTGGTGCAACTCCACCGACCACCACAGCTACTTTCACACCGGGAACTTTAGGAACAGTAAGTCAGGCTCTTCCCAGTCTGTTCCAATTCCCCAAACGGTTGTTATCAGCCTTGCAAGCTCAGGTTACTAGTGGCAACGCCAAGATTTTGACCGACCCAACGCTCGTTGTTCAAGAGGGTCAGACAGCAACAGTGAACCTGACGCAAGAGGTCTTTGGTGGATTCCGATTACAGACCCAAACCGACCCCACGACAAACTTAACCACTCAGGTTCAGGAACCCATCATTAAGAGGGCTGGCTTAATCCTACCGATTAATGTCCAAAAGATTGACGATAACGGCTTTATCACACTAACGGTTAATCCAGTTGTCTCTGCCATTGGGGGTTCTCAAAATACGCCGCAAGGTCAAATCACCTTAGTCCAAGAGCGGCAACTGCAATCAGGGCAAATTCGCCTGCGAGATGGTCAAACGCTAATCCTCAGCGGCATTATTCAAGAAGTAGACCGAACCACTGTATCAAAAGTGCCGATTTTGGGCGATATTCCGATTCTGGGAGCCTTGTTTAGAAGCACCAACCGGGTAAATCAGCGGCAAGAGGTAATTGTTTTGCTCACACCGCAGATTATTGACGACGCGCAAGGCTCGTCGTTTGGCTATAGTTACACACCGGGGCGAGAAACACGTCAACTTTTGCAACAGCAGGGTGTTTCCCCTTAA
- a CDS encoding HU family DNA-binding protein: MNKGELVDKVAENAKVTKKQADAVLSAALEAIMEAVSEGDKVTLVGFGSFESRERKAREGRNPKTGDKMEIPATKVPAFSAGKLFKEKVAPSDK, from the coding sequence ATGAACAAAGGTGAATTAGTTGATAAAGTAGCGGAAAACGCAAAAGTGACCAAAAAGCAAGCCGATGCAGTCCTCTCTGCGGCACTAGAAGCGATTATGGAAGCCGTTTCCGAAGGTGACAAAGTTACTTTGGTAGGCTTTGGTTCTTTCGAGTCCCGGGAGCGCAAAGCCCGTGAGGGTCGCAATCCAAAAACCGGGGATAAAATGGAAATCCCGGCAACTAAAGTTCCTGCGTTTTCGGCTGGGAAACTGTTCAAGGAAAAAGTTGCACCCAGTGATAAGTAA
- the cobD gene encoding threonine-phosphate decarboxylase CobD: MRRPTHGGNLAWAAALAGCSPSLILDFSASINPLGPPKSAIAAIEQALTDLTAYPDPDYAQLRASLSQFHPTLTPDWILPGNGSAELLTWAARELSELEETYLLTPAFRDYQRALEAFGAKVRKYPIDLSGKILERPLPIQTLKPEIQNRYGLLLNNPHNPSGQLFNREAILPLVSQFALVVVDEAFMDFLPSNQQQSLISVVQDYPNLVILRSLTKFYSLPGLRLGYCIAHPDRLRRWQEWRDPWPVNILAAAAATAVVTDTQFQQQTWDWLPKARSQLFQGLALLPGLQPYPSAANFLLVQSEQPSSQVLLKLLKHSRILIRDCLSFPELGDRFFRVAVRTQAENQRLLEGLEAIL; the protein is encoded by the coding sequence TTGAGACGACCGACTCACGGGGGAAATTTAGCCTGGGCAGCGGCACTGGCAGGCTGTTCCCCTTCTTTGATTCTTGATTTTTCGGCGAGTATTAACCCACTGGGACCGCCAAAAAGCGCGATCGCGGCGATTGAGCAAGCCCTAACAGACTTAACCGCTTATCCTGACCCTGATTACGCTCAACTGCGGGCGTCTCTGAGTCAGTTTCATCCGACTCTGACGCCTGACTGGATTCTTCCCGGTAACGGCTCAGCGGAGCTGTTGACTTGGGCCGCGAGGGAACTATCTGAGCTGGAGGAGACTTACCTACTCACTCCAGCCTTCCGCGACTATCAACGCGCCCTTGAGGCATTTGGGGCCAAGGTCAGGAAATACCCAATCGATTTGAGTGGCAAGATTTTAGAGCGACCATTACCCATCCAAACTCTAAAACCCGAAATTCAAAATCGTTATGGTCTGCTGCTGAATAACCCGCACAATCCCAGTGGGCAGTTATTTAATCGAGAGGCAATCCTGCCTCTGGTTTCGCAATTTGCTCTGGTTGTGGTGGATGAAGCCTTTATGGACTTTCTGCCTTCCAACCAGCAGCAAAGTCTGATCTCTGTGGTGCAGGACTATCCCAATTTGGTGATTTTGCGATCGCTCACCAAGTTTTACAGCCTCCCTGGATTACGGCTGGGCTATTGTATCGCTCACCCTGACCGACTGCGGCGCTGGCAGGAGTGGCGCGACCCTTGGCCTGTAAATATCCTAGCTGCGGCCGCCGCGACGGCTGTAGTAACCGATACTCAATTTCAACAGCAAACTTGGGACTGGCTACCCAAAGCGCGATCGCAACTATTTCAGGGTTTAGCGTTGTTACCAGGGTTGCAACCCTATCCCAGCGCCGCTAACTTTTTACTGGTGCAATCTGAACAACCCAGTTCACAGGTACTCTTAAAACTGCTCAAGCACAGCCGAATTTTAATCCGCGACTGCCTGAGCTTTCCGGAATTAGGCGATCGCTTTTTCCGAGTTGCCGTTCGCACCCAGGCGGAAAACCAACGCTTACTAGAGGGTCTAGAGGCTATCCTTTAA
- a CDS encoding NAD(P)/FAD-dependent oxidoreductase, with protein MTVEYDLIVIGGSPVGGYAAVAAARLNARVALIEPQLRPTKSLDDGVIYTQALAQVGHVLQQLRDAPQWGIHCSTTDSTEQQQVPSIQLAEAMQWAHSVVDTCSQQNSPAILGSLGVDVITGTGEFCRRPHLGFVVNNRRLRARAYLIATGSRSEIPDIDGLQTISYFTPADIWQEKLQVGKLQIESLENNLQPSTRLLQGNWLIIGGTPMGTELAQTLARLNCEVTLVTSTSQILPKEDPEASHLVQAQLEAEGIRVLTESPVTQVRRIDDKIWVQAGNHAIEADKILLATGQQPNVEALNLEGVGVKYTQQGLKLNEKLQTTNPRIYACGDVAGGYQFTHIAQYEASIALNNALFAPLFKVDYRSIPWAILCDPQLARVGLTEAQARRRYGKDVFVVRQYFKTLDKAQILGQTTGFCKIIGRQSGEILGASIVGSEASELIGAIALAIRQKIKIKSSPFGLTSLHTDFPHISPTLSEIFHKTALEWQQQRLKQNSTLQNFLEGFFNLRRYWSS; from the coding sequence ATGACCGTCGAATACGACCTCATCGTCATTGGTGGCAGCCCTGTTGGTGGTTATGCCGCCGTTGCTGCCGCTCGTTTAAATGCTCGCGTTGCCCTCATAGAGCCTCAGTTGCGACCGACCAAAAGTCTAGATGATGGAGTTATCTACACTCAGGCGTTAGCTCAGGTTGGGCATGTCCTCCAACAGCTACGTGACGCCCCACAATGGGGTATCCATTGTTCAACAACTGATTCAACCGAACAACAGCAAGTTCCATCGATTCAATTGGCTGAGGCGATGCAGTGGGCGCACTCAGTCGTGGATACCTGCTCCCAACAGAATTCTCCTGCTATCTTAGGCTCTTTAGGCGTTGATGTAATTACTGGTACTGGGGAATTTTGCCGACGCCCTCACCTTGGCTTTGTCGTCAACAATCGCCGCCTTCGAGCGCGTGCCTATCTCATTGCTACGGGTTCTCGCTCGGAGATTCCCGATATCGATGGGTTGCAGACGATTAGCTATTTCACCCCAGCAGATATCTGGCAAGAAAAGTTGCAGGTTGGCAAGTTACAGATTGAAAGTTTAGAAAACAACCTTCAACCTTCAACCCGACTGTTGCAGGGAAACTGGTTAATCATCGGTGGTACTCCTATGGGTACTGAACTTGCTCAGACTTTAGCGCGGCTCAACTGTGAGGTTACTCTAGTCACCAGTACCTCTCAAATTTTGCCCAAAGAAGACCCAGAGGCGTCTCACCTCGTGCAAGCTCAATTAGAGGCTGAAGGGATTCGCGTTCTCACCGAGAGTCCAGTAACCCAGGTGAGGCGTATTGACGATAAAATCTGGGTTCAAGCCGGAAATCACGCCATTGAAGCGGATAAAATTTTGCTGGCTACGGGTCAGCAGCCGAATGTCGAAGCCTTAAATTTAGAAGGTGTTGGAGTTAAATACACTCAACAAGGGCTGAAGCTGAACGAGAAACTACAAACCACCAATCCTCGCATCTATGCTTGTGGGGATGTGGCTGGGGGTTATCAATTCACCCATATTGCCCAATATGAAGCTAGCATTGCTCTGAACAATGCTTTATTTGCGCCCTTATTTAAAGTCGATTATCGCTCAATTCCTTGGGCAATTTTGTGTGACCCTCAATTAGCACGAGTGGGTTTGACGGAAGCGCAAGCCAGACGGCGCTATGGTAAGGATGTCTTTGTGGTGCGGCAATATTTTAAAACGCTGGATAAAGCACAGATATTAGGGCAAACGACTGGTTTTTGTAAAATTATTGGGCGTCAGAGCGGGGAAATTTTAGGTGCATCAATTGTTGGTTCAGAGGCGAGTGAGTTAATTGGTGCGATCGCGCTAGCAATTCGGCAGAAAATTAAGATAAAATCCAGTCCATTCGGTCTAACTTCACTACATACCGACTTCCCTCATATTTCCCCAACGTTGTCAGAAATTTTTCATAAAACAGCTCTGGAGTGGCAACAACAACGCCTCAAACAAAACTCTACCCTACAAAACTTTTTAGAAGGGTTTTTCAACCTGCGTCGCTACTGGTCTTCTTAG
- a CDS encoding tetratricopeptide repeat protein, protein MSNISETIISAFQFYQTGNLSHAEWICQQILQQQPNSTEALDLLGRIAHQAGKLEEAIAYYQKLIALLPDYAEAYYNRGSVLHSLGQLVDAIADYQQAIRLQPDYTEAHYNLGYAFQEQGNLSAAIEHYQQAIALNPNNAEAHANLAHILQHQGQIEAAITHYQQAIAIKPDVPEIFYNLGDLLRQQNQLDAAMIQYQWAIALNPNYIDAHLQLGASLQALGKYEEAIVCYQQALNLEPKFLDTYLKLGWALMHLSRFEEATDCFHQALILNSEHPEVYQKLALALASQNQMEEAITYFQKALQLNPNFVEAYWQSHLLLPILYDTQEQIQNWRQRFCLGLNHLIQQSDFNTAEGIRQTLAGLTATATTFLLSYQGFNDRGIQRKYGTLVHRLMAAIYPQWTIPLPMPQLSNEGKIRVGYLSAYFRTHTVASLTLGWLKNCDKQKFEIYSYYIGFKADLTTEEFNYCSDRFYHIYGNLDGLCKQVMADKLHILVFTDIGMDSLTAYIAGLRLAPLQCMTWGHPVTSGLPTIDYFLSSDLMEPQNAQSHYCEKLVRLPNIGICYQKPDVIDVYKLTKTRSELNLREDNVIYLCCQSLFKYLPQFDAILAQIAQRVPQAQFVFISHPVAAITTQFRSRLSRAFATLKLNYENYCVILPRLERIDYFNLNLVSNIFLDTFSWSGGNTTLEAIACGLPIVTCPGELMRSRHSYGILKMMGITETITHDEIEYVNIAVRLGVDTNWRQEIVQKIHERHHLLYDDKTCVTALEDFYQRVVLSQLDKSESAKKTSSDAG, encoded by the coding sequence AATATCTCTGAAACCATCATCAGCGCCTTCCAGTTTTACCAGACGGGTAACTTATCTCACGCTGAATGGATCTGCCAACAAATTCTTCAGCAGCAGCCTAATTCTACTGAAGCGTTGGATCTGCTCGGTAGGATTGCTCACCAAGCCGGCAAGCTGGAAGAAGCGATCGCCTATTATCAAAAGTTAATCGCGCTCCTGCCAGACTATGCCGAAGCTTACTATAACCGGGGTTCAGTTCTACACTCCTTAGGTCAACTCGTAGATGCGATCGCTGACTACCAACAGGCGATCCGACTCCAGCCAGATTATACGGAAGCTCATTACAACCTGGGCTATGCTTTCCAAGAGCAAGGTAATCTGTCTGCTGCCATTGAGCACTATCAACAGGCGATCGCTCTCAATCCTAACAATGCTGAGGCTCACGCTAACTTAGCTCATATTCTGCAACATCAGGGTCAAATTGAGGCCGCTATTACTCATTATCAGCAAGCGATCGCGATTAAGCCAGATGTTCCAGAAATTTTCTACAACCTAGGCGATCTATTGAGGCAGCAAAACCAACTGGATGCTGCCATGATTCAATATCAATGGGCTATCGCTCTCAACCCTAATTATATAGATGCCCATCTTCAGTTAGGTGCATCTCTACAGGCTTTAGGTAAGTATGAAGAAGCGATTGTCTGCTATCAGCAGGCTCTGAATTTAGAGCCAAAATTCCTCGATACTTACCTTAAACTAGGCTGGGCGCTCATGCACCTGAGTCGCTTTGAGGAAGCTACAGATTGTTTCCACCAGGCTTTAATTCTGAATTCCGAGCATCCGGAAGTCTACCAAAAACTGGCATTAGCTTTAGCAAGTCAGAATCAAATGGAAGAAGCCATAACTTACTTCCAAAAAGCCTTACAGCTAAACCCCAATTTTGTTGAAGCCTATTGGCAGAGCCACCTCCTTTTACCTATCCTTTATGATACTCAGGAACAGATTCAAAACTGGCGTCAGCGCTTCTGTCTGGGACTCAATCACTTAATTCAACAAAGTGACTTTAATACGGCTGAAGGAATCAGGCAGACTTTGGCTGGCTTAACCGCAACTGCCACTACCTTCTTGTTAAGTTATCAGGGTTTTAATGATCGAGGAATACAACGAAAGTATGGAACGTTAGTTCATCGGCTGATGGCAGCTATCTACCCTCAATGGACGATACCTTTGCCCATGCCTCAGCTCAGTAATGAAGGAAAGATTCGCGTCGGGTATCTCTCCGCTTATTTCAGAACACATACTGTAGCGTCTTTAACTTTAGGTTGGCTCAAAAACTGTGACAAACAAAAATTTGAAATTTATAGTTACTATATTGGCTTTAAAGCCGATTTAACGACTGAAGAATTTAACTATTGCAGTGATAGATTTTATCATATTTATGGTAATTTAGATGGTCTTTGTAAGCAGGTAATGGCGGATAAGCTACATATCCTGGTTTTCACAGACATTGGCATGGATTCACTAACAGCTTACATCGCAGGATTACGTCTTGCACCCCTGCAATGTATGACTTGGGGACATCCGGTTACTTCGGGATTACCAACCATTGATTACTTTTTGTCGAGTGATTTGATGGAACCTCAAAATGCTCAATCTCACTATTGTGAAAAATTAGTTCGTTTACCTAATATCGGCATTTGTTATCAAAAGCCTGATGTTATTGATGTTTATAAACTGACCAAAACTCGTTCAGAATTAAATTTGCGTGAGGATAATGTTATTTATCTTTGTTGTCAATCTTTATTTAAATATCTGCCCCAATTTGATGCCATCTTAGCTCAAATTGCTCAACGTGTCCCTCAAGCTCAATTTGTTTTCATTTCTCATCCTGTTGCTGCTATTACTACCCAATTTAGATCGCGTCTCAGTCGTGCTTTTGCTACCTTAAAATTGAACTATGAAAACTATTGTGTGATTCTACCCCGACTGGAACGAATTGATTACTTCAATCTCAATTTAGTTTCCAATATTTTCCTGGATACCTTCTCTTGGTCAGGGGGAAATACAACCCTGGAAGCGATTGCTTGTGGTTTACCTATCGTCACTTGTCCGGGAGAATTGATGCGTAGTCGTCACTCCTATGGAATTTTAAAAATGATGGGAATCACAGAAACAATTACTCACGATGAGATTGAGTATGTTAATATTGCTGTACGCTTAGGCGTCGATACGAACTGGCGACAGGAAATTGTGCAAAAAATCCATGAACGCCATCATTTGTTATACGATGACAAAACTTGTGTTACTGCATTAGAAGATTTCTATCAAAGGGTAGTTTTATCGCAGCTTGACAAAAGTGAGAGCGCTAAGAAGACCAGTAGCGACGCAGGTTGA